The nucleotide window TGTTTATATAATGACTCACACATGGCACCACCCAACACTGGAACACGGGCAAACACAAGGAATGAGAAGTGAGCTACGTCAGTTATGTTTAGTTTAACTGTAGTGTTGATGCAGACACTTGAAATAACCGTGCAATGAAAAGTGCCGAAATCTCCTTACTTTTAAGTTTGCAAACAAACAAGTCATATTAGTATCCTGCTTCTGCTTCCTGCATATTTTGAAGAATGGATGCAGACATGTGTGAAATCATTTGTGCGTTACTATAGGCGGTGTGAATTTTGACAGCAGCAGAAGGGCAGTGTGTGCAATAAATGCTGgttaaagaaaagaatgacAGGAATGCAGGTACTAAGAGAAAACGGGATGTCACGCATGCACAggtgtatctgtatctgtgtgtttttttttgttgcttgtgCTAAGCTCTATAACTTGTAGTGTGTTTGCGTGGCAGTTTGTGATGGTGTTTGAaggtgtgtatgcgtgtgtgtgtgtataggggtgGCCTTTTATGGGAAATGACATTGTTTTTATAACATGACTTGTCTAGTCCACTTCCTAACTTATCTGGATTAGCTGGAATTTTTACACAACTCTTCTGACACTTCTGGGTTTTTTGGTTCTTAGATTGCTAAAGGTTTCTACTTGGAATCCCTTATGATAGGGGTGCCTCCAGGGGAACACACCCATTCACCTAATTCCTGAACGAGTCTGaggaatagtgtgtgttttgaggtTTTGTGGGAAGTGTGTATTTGCTCGCAGTGGTTGGCAGTAGTTGGTTAAAGACTATTTTAGTCCATAGCAACGGTAGTGTTTGGGGAAAGCCCAGTCCCAGTGTTCTTGAAGATATTGTAGCCAGGATTTCCATGATCGGTACTCAGTCAAATCCCTCCTGGCATCAGCATTTAACAGGAAAGCTTTGAGAATGTGTTTATTGTGAGGGCCATTTAATCACAGACCTGAATTAAGATATTAATGCCATTGGGACACATTcctgtttctcacacactcataaacacacaacaaaccccccccccccccccctctctctctctctttctctctttctagaGGCTTTCACATTTTTGCTTCTCTCTGTTTGCTTTCATTATGCCCTGTGATGTTTCCTTTGTGATAATAAATGGCCACAGCTTGTTCTTCCTGCCATGTTCTCTTCATGTACAAGCTAATGATACTGTCTGTACATTAGAAATTAGAATACCACAATACATTTAATACCCAtttttttgttctgctttttcacttctgtttatttttttctcccagcCCAATTGTCTTTTTTAATCTATTCAATATGGTCCTGAGATTGTGATAGTTAATGCAATATTAAACTCCAAGCTCAACCCAGTGTGTTCTTCTAGGGCCAACATTTAATAGTAGCAAACACAGAAAAGAGGAGGAGTATTTACACAGCAGCAGGGCTTTTATGGTTTTCTCTGGAACTAGGAAATGGCTTTATAGgcagctttttctttatttttacaaagaCAATAGGTGGACCTGATCCAAGGATTATACTGTGGCAgtgatcttttaaaaaaaaaaaaaaaaaagatatgtagCATGATAAGCAGATATACATTGGGGAAAATGTTCATCTAAACAATTTGCAGAccctaataataaaattatattatgtaACGGGGAATTTCTGCTTTTGTTTGAAGATGTTCTATGCAAATTCCTGGCTAACAAACTTTAAACCTGAAGCTTGCATGCAGCaagatatgttttaaaagacactGAGCAGCATTGTCAAACAAACAGAGTGCAGAGATCTTTCCTTGACTTCCAGTCTAAgcccccccaaaaaagaaaagcaaagaatTAGGTTCACAGTGCTGCTCTTTATCATCACATAAGTCAtcacttttaaaaacatttagccTGGTATAATGAGAACAAAACTCAAATCTGTCAGCAGGGGAGCAAGTTGTACTCTTTACTGCGCTTTTGTTTCTTTAGACCACCAAAAGTAAGTCTCAGCCTGCATTGCGTGTTTCCAAATGCAATCCAAGTTCCTAATGGATTTTGATCAAAAGAAAATGCTGGAATATCCACAACACACTACAACCAAACTCCACCTAGTCATAACatcatggttttatttatttattttctacttttatcttcgtttttttttttttttgcttctttttttttgttggcttGCTTTTTTTGTGGCTGCCTGGGGGGGGTGCAGTGTAGCTGTGGCTCAGTAGTGGTTGGGAAGGTGTTGGGTCATTTCTTGATGACAAATAGAAGAGCtcagattattttaattatcacCATGAAGTCACCCAGCACCTCCTTACCATGCCATGTAGAAATCTATAATATGTAAGATTACAACTATTGATAGAACCATAGTCACAATTAAATGAAGCACTTGGAGTATATTTGCATGCTGGTCATAAGATTATTGTGTCTGCAATTTAGATTTCTGTGCAAATATTTATGTATCTTTGTGAATGAACAGAGGAGATGAAAAGGCAGGGAGATAGAGGTTTGTCTTCTGGAAAACATCTCAGTTCAGCTGGTTATCTTTAGTGACAGTGGGGCCAAATCCTGTGGGGGCTGTAACATTTCATGTCAGCATCACACTGGCTCTTTCTCTGGTTCTTTTCCTAATTCAATCCCATGCTGGCACTAAATTGCCCTCCTCCAGTCAGCAATTCTTTTCCCAATCTGTTTACTAAGCTGGTTTGCCTCTATTATGGGttgcatttgtgttgtgttttgttggtGTTTATCCAAAGTTTAATAAGTGGCCTGGCAGTAAAACCCATATGGTGTTGCGTTTTAACTGGCTGTTAATAATATGGCAAGGGCAGTTAAGGTcatgttttatagtttttttgttttttgtttttttttttttttgttttttttacaaggttCAGACTCTATGCTGAAGTTAACCatttaaaatcacaaaaaaaggtAGGTCTGCAAACTCTTATGGAAAATAGTCCTACAAGCTCATGTGTTTTGTCATACTTGAGTGTTCGAGATCGGCTCATCTATCGGAGACGAATTTTAATGCTCATATTTTACCCTGTGCCAGCTAAAATTGCTAGGTTTCTGGAGCGATTGCCATCTATCCACTGTCATTTGTGATATTTTTATACATGTAACAAGCCTACTGAGCTCCACTGAGGGTTCATTTATAAGTAGGGCTATGTGAAAAAATTGAATGTGTGACAGAAACAGAATAAAACGTtaagaacaacaaaaacaagcacAATATACTACAAACAAGGTTAGAAATCAATTGGATTTCTGATTGCTATATTATATAACAGTTCTCAATTACCATCGAAGTGATACAATAGTAAAGTacagttaacattttttttcattggttTCTTCTGTGCATAAACTTTCCTCTTGTCTTGCTTATGTGTGTCTGTAGGAACAGTAAGAAAGAGGCTGAACTGGAGTCGGCTCTGGCCAGGCTGAAGGATCTGGAAGCTCTCCTCAACTCCAAGGATGCTTCTCTCACCACAGCCCTGGGAGAGAAGAGGACTCTGGAGACTGAAGTCAGGGATCTGAAGTCTCAGTTAGCCAAGGTAGACATACTATATACTAGATGGTTATCTTGTAGTCTACTTGTATCAGTTGATAAATGTTGGCTGTAGTTGAGAACAAAATTCTTGAAAAGACTCTCTGGTCTTTTGAGTGTATTTTAGAACAATGATTTATTCACACAGGCTTGGATTAATAGAATATATTGCATTGTCTAAGTTTTTCTCGTGGTTTCTAATGGTCATATTCCTCCCTTCACTTGAAACagtaaaaatctgaaaacattgtgtttatttgtagtTGGAAGGCAGTCTGAATGATGCTAAGAAGCAGCTGCAGGATGAGATGCTGAGGAGGGTGGATGCAGAGAACCGCATCCAGACTTTGAAAGAGGAGCTGGAGTTCCAGAAGAACATCTATGCTGAGGTTAGTGCTCTATAATCATTATTGTGTCTAAAGATCTCCACTGTAAAGCTGTAGTGAGTGTGgaaagcaccttttttttttaatcccctATAAGCTAACAGGTGAACAGACAATATAGAGCTATTTAATAGCGCACCCAATCATAATTCATGCACAGAATGTTTCTAATATGAGGTCCTTTGGTGTTGCAGGAGCTGCGCGAGTCGAAGCGTAGGCATGAGTCACGCGTGGTGGAGATTGACAGCGGTAGACCGCAAGACTTTGAGAGCAAGCTAGCTGAGGCTCTGATTGAACTTCGTGGCCAGCACGAGGATCAGGTCCGCATATACAAGGAGGAGATTGAGAAGACCTTCAATGCCAAGGTAGCCTAATCTGGCTGTGGTTGTTCTTATTCCACAGATTCTTCTTCAGAAGAGTTAAATGCAGACTCAGTCCAAATTCTATGCCATTAACAGTTGGTTTTGTCCTCTAGCTGGAGAATGCGCGTCAGTCTGCCGATAGGAACAGTCACCTAGTTGGAGCAGCTCATGAGGAACTGCAGCAGACACGTGTGAGGATGGAGAGCATGTCTGCTCAGCTGTCCCAGCTCCAAAAGCAGGTGAGTAATCATTACAGattagcaataaaataaaaacaagtacaAGGTCAAGAGTTTCAGTTTATTGAATAGACATGGCTGTTCCAGCGAAGTATGTTGTATAAACAGATTTATTGCACACACCTATTTGCTTAtccaaattatattttataaaactttagATTTATGAAAACCTACACCCTCTAAAATACAACATCATCTAGATTGGCCAAGCACTGCAAACATCTAAATCTTACTGATTAAAACAAAATTGTATACACAATACTAAATGTTTTTGATAGATTAACCAGTTTTCAGGATTAATAATCCTGCAAACCAATGACGACATTACTTGACTGTTTCGCATAAATCTTTTGACATATTCACAATTCGTTCAAATAACCAGTATCACTGTACTGCAATCCatactatactctatactctatTTATATACTTATAGAGCTTATAGACAAATATACTGTTGtccaacaaaataaatacataataaactaatacataaacacacatttttttttttttttttttgcaaatacagtggaacccggttagaTTGATggcctagggggtcgccaaaaagcaacgagataaccgatgatcgagataaacgaaaatcaatatggcggcaatatattaacgtgcttgaaatttctttatgtacatgatgtgcgttaataaatgagaatgtgcatgcacgtgtttttgaaggtttttacacaacagcgttgcgcgatttgtttgatgaaggcatgctataaaaatacatacagtacatgtttatctgtcaggaatccacctgccacgccccttcgccccttcagcgtgtcaggtgctttctcgccGCTTTCGAAgctccggcttcaatcgcgcacatatggtgctcgtttagcatcatcaccagctcctatttaaacttccacactctcactgtccgttattgttggtatatgttggttcacggcggtcgttgttatcgctcatgtgtatcccgcaCGTGCCttccaccggcactctctcaacagctgctcttttcttcccaaagcgcaccgcggattccccctgatcctgccggtgttcattctatgcttttgctgctcatcccacgttccgcgccgccaagcgcggcttttgcctcccgttcatcgcataacatttaacaacaaaaggcatatgtgcactaactaacagcagagattcaccagtatacaatacaacacctgtagcagctgtaagacgtgatttttccgccacttccgcgagttcttctgcggctccaccgagataaccgacgttaaatggcaaatttttccccccttgtgccagagatatcagggttcggcgacataaaaaaagtcgacataaccgataaaaaatgcttagaaaaagtgagaatttggcggttccatttcaaaaatgtcgacttaatagggttgtcgagataaccgagggcgcgataaccgggttccactgtagtttgTTTTGCTGAAAATGTTGAATTTGTTAAGCCTGTTGTTTGTAAGTTTATGACCTTCAGGAAAAATATCCAGTCTATACTCTGATTTTAATGGCTTGAAGATTCTTAATTACTTccctctttttatctttttgttcTGTGTTATGTTTGCACAATGTACTGGTTACCCAGTTAATTTCACaagatttgcatttatttgtatacatctttttaaagaatttttagAGTAACGGAAGAGGAGACTCATTGATGTTTGATTCACTGGTTTTCTGTGTGCTGCCAGTGTTTTTCCAAATGGTCACAGAAGCACTTTCTCTGCACTCTAGTATGGCTCAGTATTCAATAGTATcaatagagttttttttattcaggtttGTCCCATTATTAAGTCAGTCATGATCCAGAGACCACTCTCTGTAGCTCAATGGCACCACCAACTGGCTTTTGGAGACAAATTAACAGGCCATTcagtttaaaaaattttaaccaACATATTTGGGGGAAGGGGTGAGCACTGAGATCCGGCCTTATAGATCCGTATGATGTTGGGAATTGTATAAGATATATTCATTCCTGCATCAATTTGTCATATGTATTAGCTGGCTGCCCGGGAGGCTAAAGTGAGTGAGCTGGAAGAGGGAATTGCATATGATATATTCATTCTTATATCAATTTGTCATGTGTATTAGCTGGCTGCCCGGGAGGCTAAAGTGCGTGAGCTGGAAGAGTCTCTGTCTCGCGAGAGAGATCTCATGCGCCGTCGgttggaggagaaggagaaggaaatgGCAGACATGCGCCACCGCATGCAGCAGCAGCTGGATGAATACCAGGAGCTGCTGGACATCAAGCTGGCTCTGGACATGGAGATCAGTGCTTACCGGAAACTGctagaaggagaagaagagaggtAAGAAACAAACAATGGATGTGATGAATATTAACATGCTGAAAATTGTCATAGAACTCAGCTGAGTGCAACCAGTGGGTCTTTTTACTAACCACACTTTTTCCTGTAGGCTGCGTCTCTCTCCAAGTCCTCCTCCTGGTCGTGTGATATCCGTCACTCGTACCTCAGGCTCTGGCGCACACACTCAAACCCGCATGGCTCAGAGCAGCACTACTCGCACTTCATCTGGAAGCGCTAAAAAACGGCGCCTAAATGACACAGACAGTGAGGCGTCCAGCGTGACTGGTGGAACAGTGACACGCACTCGCATTTCCCAGCAGGCATCAGCCAGTGGCCGAGTCACTGTGGATGAGGTGGATCTAGAGGGCAAATATGTCCGTCTCAACAACAAGTCTGATCAGGTAAGAGGGAAATAACATTTAAAGTCCCCAGGATAATGTCCACAGTAATATGATGCAAGACGAATTCAcactaataattaaaaacattaaaaaaaaggttataataTGTAGTTCCAAAgttctattaataaatgtatgtttatttgaaatatacTTTTAGTATATTTACTTTGACTTAATTTGGGttgttataaattaaataaagcctATTACATAGGAACTTCTACACTTGGAACTCGCTATATAAATCTTTTATATCGTCATAGTATacttttattgttaaatttcaCTCACACTGTTCTATAATCTGTTCTACTGTTTCTGTTTTCCTCTTCTCAGGACCAGCTTTTGGGCCACTGGCAGGTGAAGAGACAAGTGGGCTCTGGTACTCCAATCATTTTCAAGTTCCCACCTAAATTCACCCTCAAAGCAGGACAGACCGTTACAGTGAGTTAATCACACACTTCACAATAGTAGTGAATTCTCAGTGGTGTCAAAAAGTCACCAAGTGTAAATCAAGTCTTGCGTATTATATGCTGGGTTTTCATTTTCACAATCAAGTTTGTAAGCAcagtaatatgtaaaaaaaacctgaactatatacagtatttacattttttactctctctctctctctctctctctctctcgatcaaTTGAGTACTGGTATAAGTTAAACACCTGTGGGTTTGTTTAAAGGGTGCCCATTCTGTTGttagatatactgtatgtgattCTATGAAAGTTAGCTAAGACTTTCATACGTTTATGGTGTTGGCATACAAAAACCTTCAGCGCtctgttatatatatttcactgaAACTAAGAGGCTTGTACTTGTTCTCACATTACTGTGCCTCTGTATCAAGGCCTATAAAGACATGGTATGACAAAGTTGGTGTTAAAGGACTTAACTAAGTCTCACAGAATCTTGACCTCAATGCTACTGAACACCGTTTGTGTTCATAGGCTTCCTCAATAATGCTCCTGTGGCTGAAAAGGAGAAATCTTTACAGTAAGACTTAAAACTCTGGACTGTGTTGAGGCTATTACATCAGCACAGGGGAAGGAACAACTGCATATTAATGCATATTAATGCCAttaatgggatgttcaacaacAAAGTGTCTTCTCAAGTAAATTGTTCTCACactgtctctgtttgtctctgtgtTGACAGATCTGGGCCTCAGGAGCTGGGGGGACCCACAGTCCTCCTTCTGACCTGGTATGGAAGGGTCAGAACTCCTGGGGAAGTGGAGATCTCTTCCAGACTACCCTGGTCAACTCAAGTGGAGAGGTGCGGCATGAACCACTCCCCTCGACATCTTGGACTTAATTTACTTTAGaacattttccaaaattttGCTCATTTTAATTCTTTCTCTAGGAGATGGCAATGCGGAAAGTGACACGCACACTGTTccaggaagatgatgatgaggaaatGGTATGTATTCTTTGACattagcatttttcttttttttttatcctaaacCTTATACAATTGGACTAGGGTTGAAACGAATTCTTGAGCAACTCGAgtaattataatacaaaaagctttgtttagttcatttaactacacacagagcactgtgtttccccacggaccaatATTACTGATGCATCACCTGTTAAACTCTGGGCTGCTCTgaggtctcatttataaattgcaataaaaaaaaaaggcttatgCATGTTTCCAGCCCTGTTTTAtgcattaatgtattttttttagcaaattaattttttttatgaaacagtGACACATCTATATAGCTCTATATGAATCTTCAAAGCATCCTCATAGCCTTTTTAAATTATCATGAACaactttaaaatgtttctcTTTTGTGACTGTTTAACTCGTGTAGGCTGCTCATAGTACATGTGGAGATGGAGAGTATAACCTGCGTAGCCGCACAGTGATCTGTGGTTCATGTGGTCAGCCATCAGACAAGGCTGCAGGCACCTGTGTGTCAGCGAGCTCTGGGGTCTCTAGCGCCTCTCGCTCTTACACTagtggaggaggagggggaCTTCCTGAAGGCCTGGTCTCCCACTCCCACTCCCACTTTATATTTGGCAATGACAAACCCAGACAGGTACAGTATGAACAGTACCCTCACAGAGTACATATCGCTATTATATAAagcagtaaatgaataaataattcaatgtaatatttacataaaattgttcattttattttaaaataaaaaaaatttggaaaaatgtgtaaatattatttttgaaaaattcTCATCAGAGAAAAATGCTAATTATATGGTTACACTTACTTGacattattatttagtttagttttatgCTTTGTTTACCTTTAATACTGttttaaaatcaataatataattgtaataatataatatataataacattaaaaaatcattttgaattgtctatttaaaaacacccttatatttattatgaatttgGCTATTATACTAGAGTAGCTTTTACTGTAGTATTAAAattctctttctattttttcccACAGGGTGGTCCTAAACCTGAAAACTGCTCCATCATGTAGATGCAGAAACAACCATGTTGTCTGCTCAGTTCAGCAAGATCAGTTATATGTACAAACTGGGCGACTTGATTTCTAACTTGgtcatctatattttttttatttttcatactttATATACGTAATTCATGTTTTGTATGTAATAATCTGCAGGTTAGATGAAATGCTTTTGTCTGGCAGACTGCTTGCATGCAGCTTGGGTGCTATAAGGGGTTTGTATATAAAGTACTATATGCTAGTTTTTGCATGTGGGCTATGCAGTGGCTTTCCTTTAGAGATGTTCATGGAGAGAGAGGTAGGCACATCAATTCACACTTATCTAGAGAACAGGATCCTGTCTTCAGCTGTCTTATAAAATGCTGTCACAACACAACACGCACATCTTAACACTCTTGTCAGCATCTTTATTTCCATAGGATCAGGGGTGTCTTtgaatatactgtactgtaaagctatttttgcatatttttgttCCAATTTTTCGCAAATGGATTCATAATCCAGAAGTGCGCAGCAAAGTGTTAAACGCTAACTCAGATTTTGGAAAGGCAGGACGCACAGTCTTGCATGAAAGATTAACAGGATCATGGCACATTATTTAAGAAGCTTTTTGTATGGCATATAGTTTGAATTTATATGAATGTAGTCTTAAAGATTCGTGTGTCAGTGTTCTACTTTTCTGCCTATTATGCAAAGGCAGTGGACAGTGTTGGAATCAGAGACAAATATTAGCTacatgttggttccttttttATGTTGTCATACAAGACATACGAAATATgtcctttatatttttttgagcTTTTGAGAATTGAAAGTCTATGCAATTTTCCATTATCAACTGTAGATAATACATGTAGGTAACAAGGTGGTTAAGAATATAGAACAATTTAAAACTATTTTCTAAGATGTAACAGTCattataacttaaaaaaaaaaggtctggagaacaagaaatgtgtaaaagtaattgtgtacatttgtgtacaTTGGAGGGCTGAATTTTGTATTGAATGCCAAAGAGTTAAAATGGGAATAGTCTCTAGTCTGAGATTTCGTATATTTATGAGGACAGTGaaacatttaaattgaattgCAATGTATaaaaggtgtgtatgagtgttgatttttttgtatactCAGTGTTGGACAGCTGAAAGTGTTGACTGTTGTTGTTGTCACTCCTCTCTTTTCAAGCAGCTATTAGTTAGACGGCAGGCGTCCACTCCTCCAACTCTGTGTAGCCTTCACTTACTAGAGTTGGGCTTTGGTCTTGGAAAACATTCCTTACTGGCATGTTAGCTGACGTTCATAAAGCTTTATGAATTCATGGAgacatgtatatacagtgtgtgaacATTTGGAGAGCTGGATAGGACATGCCCCCATTCTAAGATGCTTAAATAACTTCTCTGTATCTCAGAAGGTGGTGGACAGGACACTAGCTTGCAAAATTAGTGGACGCTTTTCCCTTTTCATGTTATGCttaaatgctaatgctaaaatGATGTGGGTTTTGGTCAGGCAGTGGAACATTTgtcaattattttctttttttttggaattgagttaaattgaatttttctgatgaaaattaaatatatatagatttattaattaatgccTGACCATCAGTCATTAATGTTAACAAGTTTAATAATTTATGGGGTggaataatgtaattattataattttttttatgttatgaaAAAACTTCCCCATTTCCCCTCATGTTCTTGAACAGAGTGTATTCTGTAATTGGCAACAAAGGTTTTCCCCccattttctgctttttctgcttttttatatatatatatttttgttctgcATATAAAGGTGATTATTGATGTTTATTGTGTAGGCATAAATAGTGCCTTGaattctttcattaaaaaaaaatactatttcgCACTCTTGGATGTTTTAggtcattatttaaaatgtgtgaaaatataAAGGCTTGTctgaaaacacaaaagcagTCCAATAGCACTTTAtagtgaattaaaataaaatgtatttcatgtGTGAAAGTAGGTGTTAAGATTAAACTTGCTGAGGAAGCAGAATTATAGACATTTTCTGTACATAAAGTATACAGTTAACAAATGTGCACTCATATTGAGCGAGACCAGATCTCAGGTTTCCTCGTGCTCTCTGTTAGGAGTACAGGCAGTGTCCACCAGGTTGCAGTGTTGTGTTTCTGCAAGAAGTTATTAAAACTAGGACACTTATCAATCCTATGCACGCTTTTTGGTGCAGCAGTGCAACTGTCTAAGCAGAGTGGACCTGTGTACTCATTTATGGCAGTGTTGTGGTTTGTGTTGATCTGTGATATTACACTACTATGCCTCAGTAAgcatatatatagaaataatatataattattattatttgtttttagaaaggttttgtgtaaatgtgcatgGGACAGATCATATCACAAGCATTTAATTCCAGGATATGTATGTATCGTTAAGCACTTTTCAACTTAACAAAAATATGtttgccttctttttttatataaaccttGGAAGGCTGAAAAACTTGAAGTAATGAACAAGGGAGGTGATTGATTTTAATACTTGTGGCAGATGTTTTCCAGAATAACTGATCCAagacaaaggaaaaaatattttcttgatCCACAAATCAAATAGCTTATCAGTGACAGAGAGTGCATAAAGGACATTTTCTTGGGTAttttagagcagtggtccccaaacttttttgcttcacggaccggattaatgtcggacaatattttcacggaccagcataaaaacgggtattttctaaatataataataaacgtgaatccactgtgttgttttttgttcattttgctcgcttgggggtttgaatttagcggtaatgtattctGTGTTACAGGCGGGAGcctctttaagaaggtagcggatggaggtaagacatgtgaccgaggcatcatgacatgcatcaagagtgagtcatagacagatgtggtggagagaatccactcattttccaaaataaaacatttcagaatcagataataaataaaacggaaatcaTGTAAGTTatatattctttctgtgcggcccggtaccaatt belongs to Silurus meridionalis isolate SWU-2019-XX chromosome 4, ASM1480568v1, whole genome shotgun sequence and includes:
- the lmna gene encoding lamin, translated to MESPAQKRTTRGGASSMPSPTRITRLQEKEDLCNLNDRLAVYIDKVRSLEVENAGLRLRITESETEISRELSGMKAAYENELADARKTLDSVAKERARLQLELSKIREDYKELKARNSKKEAELESALARLKDLEALLNSKDASLTTALGEKRTLETEVRDLKSQLAKLEGSLNDAKKQLQDEMLRRVDAENRIQTLKEELEFQKNIYAEELRESKRRHESRVVEIDSGRPQDFESKLAEALIELRGQHEDQVRIYKEEIEKTFNAKLENARQSADRNSHLVGAAHEELQQTRVRMESMSAQLSQLQKQLAAREAKVRELEESLSRERDLMRRRLEEKEKEMADMRHRMQQQLDEYQELLDIKLALDMEISAYRKLLEGEEERLRLSPSPPPGRVISVTRTSGSGAHTQTRMAQSSTTRTSSGSAKKRRLNDTDSEASSVTGGTVTRTRISQQASASGRVTVDEVDLEGKYVRLNNKSDQDQLLGHWQVKRQVGSGTPIIFKFPPKFTLKAGQTVTIWASGAGGTHSPPSDLVWKGQNSWGSGDLFQTTLVNSSGEEMAMRKVTRTLFQEDDDEEMAAHSTCGDGEYNLRSRTVICGSCGQPSDKAAGTCVSASSGVSSASRSYTSGGGGGLPEGLVSHSHSHFIFGNDKPRQGGPKPENCSIM